One segment of Rosa chinensis cultivar Old Blush chromosome 6, RchiOBHm-V2, whole genome shotgun sequence DNA contains the following:
- the LOC112173137 gene encoding alcohol dehydrogenase-like 7 gives MAEKLSGGSRGKPIRCKAAVCRKPSEPLVIEEIMVAPPMPHEVRVRIIYTSLCHSDLTFWKMKDFPAIFPRILGHEAIGVVESVGEDVNEVSEGDTVIPTFMADCGECGDCNSAKSNLCSKLPFKVSPFMPRYETSRFTDLNGEALYHFLSVSSFTEYTVVDIAHVTKIDSGIPLTKAAGLLSCGVSTGVGAAWRTANVEPGSTVAIFGLGSIGLAVAEGARLCGASRIIGVDVNEDKFEVGKKFGLTDFVNASNSENKSASEVIIEMTDGGADYCFECVGMASVVQEAYASCRKGWGKTIVLGVDRPGSQVSIPANDILCTGKSLMGVLFGGLKPKSDIPILLNRYINMELQLDEFVTHEVTFEDINKAFDLLVEGKCLRCVICMNDQ, from the exons ATGGCTGAGAAATTGTCCGGTGGAAGTAGAGGGAAGCCTATACGATGCAAAG CTGCGGTGTGTCGGAAGCCAAGCGAGCCGCTAGTGATCGAAGAAATCATGGTGGCACCGCCGATGCCTCACGAAGTCCGCGTTCGAATTATTTATACTTCTCTGTGCCACAGTGATCTCACTTTCTGGAAAATGAAG GACTTTCCTGCAATTTTCCCTAGAATTCTCGGTCACGAAGCTATCGG GGTTGTGGAGAGTGTTGGGGAGGATGTCAATGAGGTAAGTGAAGGAGATACTGTCATACCAACATTCATGGCAGACTGTGGAGAATGTGGAGATTGCAATTCAGCAAAGAGCAACCTATGTTCAAAACTACCCTTCAAGGTCTCACCTTTTATGCCAAGATATGAGACAAGCAGATTCACTGACCTGAACGGCGAGGCTCTATACCATTTCCTATCTGTGTCTAGTTTTACTGAGTATACAGTGGTAGACATAGCCCATGTCACAAAGATTGATTCTGGAATACCTCTAACCAAGGCTGCAGGCCTTCTGAGCTGTGGAGTATCAACAG GGGTTGGTGCTGCATGGAGAACGGCAAATGTAGAGCCAGGATCAACTGTGGCTATATTCGGGCTCGGTTCAATTGGATTAGCT GTTGCAGAGGGAGCAAGACTTTGTGGAGCTTCAAGAATTATCGGCGTGGATGTGAACGAAGACAAATTTGAAGTTG GGAAAAAGTTTGGACTCACTGACTTCGTCAACGCTTCAAATTCTGAGAATAAATCTGCGAGCGAG GTCATAATTGAGATGACTGACGGGGGTGCAGATTATTGCTTTGAATGTGTGGGAATGGCATCAGTGGTGCAAGAGGCTTATGCTAGTTGCCGGAAG GGTTGGGGAAAAACAATTGTGTTAGGAGTTGACAGACCAGGGTCACAAGTGAGCATTCCTGCAAATGATATCCTTTGCACTGGAAAATCCCTCATGGGAGTCTTATTTGGAGGACTCAAACCCAAATCGGATATTCCTATTCTCCTCAATCGCTACATCAACATG GAACTACAACTGGATGAGTTTGTGACACATGAAGTAACTTTTGAAGACATTAACAAAGCTTTTGATTTACTCGTTGAAGGGAAATGTTTGCGATGTGTAATCTGTATGAATGATCAGTGA
- the LOC112173136 gene encoding alcohol dehydrogenase-like 7 isoform X1 — protein MAEKVSGGSKGKPIRCRGAVCRRPSEPLVIEEIIVAPPMPHEVRIRIIYTSLCHSDLLFWKIKDFAAAMFPRILGHEAIGVVESVGEDVNEVSEGDTVIPTFMADCGECGDCKSPKSNLCSKLPFKSSHFMPRYETSRFTDLNGEAIYHFLYVSSFSEYTVVDIAHVTKIDSGIPLTKAAGLLGCGVSTGVGAAWRTANVEPGSTVAIFGLGSIGLAVAEGARLCGATRIIGVDVNEDKFEVGKKFGLTDFVKAANSENKSASEVIIEMTDGGADYCFECVGMASVVQEAYACCRKGWGKTIVLGVDKPGSQVTISSRDILTTGKSLIGVLFGGLKPKSDIPTLLNRYINKELQLDEFVTHEVPFEDINKAFDLLIEGKCLRCVICMNDQ, from the exons ATGGCTGAGAAAGTGTCCGGTGGAAGTAAAGGGAAGCCTATTAGATGCAGAG GTGCGGTGTGTCGGAGGCCAAGTGAGCCTCTGGTGATCGAAGAGATCATAGTGGCACCGCCGATGCCTCATGAAGTACGCATTCGAATTATTTATACTTCTCTGTGCCACAGTGATCTCTTGTTCTGGAAGATAAAG GACTTTGCTGCTGCAATGTTCCCTAGAATTCTCGGTCACGAAGCTATCGG GGTCGTGGAGAGTGTTGGGGAGGATGTCAATGAGGTAAGCGAAGGAGATACTGTCATCCCAACATTCATGGCAGACTGTGGAGAATGTGGAGATTGCAAATCACCGAAGAGCAATCTATGTTCAAAATTACCCTTCAAGTCCTCACATTTTATGCCAAGATATGAGACAAGCAGGTTCACAGACCTCAACGGCGAGGCTATATaccatttcctatatgtgtctaGTTTTAGTGAGTATACAGTGGTAGACATAGCTCATGTCACAAAGATTGATTCTGGAATACCTCTTACCAAGGCTGCAGGCCTTCTGGGGTGCGGAGTATCAACAG GGGTTGGTGCTGCATGGAGAACGGCAAATGTAGAGCCAGGATCAACTGTGGCTATATTCGGGCTCGGTTCAATTGGATTAGCT GTTGCAGAGGGAGCAAGACTTTGTGGAGCTACAAGAATTATCGGCGTGGATGTGAACGAAGACAAATTTGAAGTTG GGAAAAAGTTTGGACTCACTGACTTCGTCAAAGCTGCAAATTCTGAGAATAAATCTGCGAGCGAG GTGATAATTGAGATGACTGACGGGGGTGCAGATTATTGCTTTGAATGTGTGGGAATGGCATCAGTGGTGCAAGAAGCTTATGCTTGTTGCCggaag GGTTGGGGAAAAACAATCGTGTTAGGAGTGGACAAGCCAGGGTCACAGGTGACCATTTCTTCACGTGATATCCTTACTACTGGCAAATCCCTCATTGGAGTCTTATTTGGAGGACTCAAACCCAAATCGGATATTCCTACTCTCCTCAATCGCTACATCAACAAG GAACTACAACTGGATGAGTTTGTAACACATGAAGTGCCGTTTGAAGACATTAACAAAGCTTTTGATTTACTCATTGAAGGGAAATGTTTGCGATGTGTAATCTGTATGAATGATCAATGA
- the LOC112173136 gene encoding alcohol dehydrogenase-like 7 isoform X3, with protein MAEKVSGGSKGKPIRCRGAVCRRPSEPLVIEEIIVAPPMPHEVRIRIIYTSLCHSDLLFWKIKDFAAAMFPRILGHEAIGVVESVGEDVNEVSEGDTVIPTFMADCGECGDCKSPKSNLCSKLPFKSSHFMPRYETSRFTDLNGEAIYHFLYVSSFSEYTVVDIAHVTKIDSGIPLTKAAGLLGCGVSTGVGAAWRTANVEPGSTVAIFGLGSIGLAVAEGARLCGATRIIGVDVNEDKFEVGKKFGLTDFVKAANSENKSASEVFL; from the exons ATGGCTGAGAAAGTGTCCGGTGGAAGTAAAGGGAAGCCTATTAGATGCAGAG GTGCGGTGTGTCGGAGGCCAAGTGAGCCTCTGGTGATCGAAGAGATCATAGTGGCACCGCCGATGCCTCATGAAGTACGCATTCGAATTATTTATACTTCTCTGTGCCACAGTGATCTCTTGTTCTGGAAGATAAAG GACTTTGCTGCTGCAATGTTCCCTAGAATTCTCGGTCACGAAGCTATCGG GGTCGTGGAGAGTGTTGGGGAGGATGTCAATGAGGTAAGCGAAGGAGATACTGTCATCCCAACATTCATGGCAGACTGTGGAGAATGTGGAGATTGCAAATCACCGAAGAGCAATCTATGTTCAAAATTACCCTTCAAGTCCTCACATTTTATGCCAAGATATGAGACAAGCAGGTTCACAGACCTCAACGGCGAGGCTATATaccatttcctatatgtgtctaGTTTTAGTGAGTATACAGTGGTAGACATAGCTCATGTCACAAAGATTGATTCTGGAATACCTCTTACCAAGGCTGCAGGCCTTCTGGGGTGCGGAGTATCAACAG GGGTTGGTGCTGCATGGAGAACGGCAAATGTAGAGCCAGGATCAACTGTGGCTATATTCGGGCTCGGTTCAATTGGATTAGCT GTTGCAGAGGGAGCAAGACTTTGTGGAGCTACAAGAATTATCGGCGTGGATGTGAACGAAGACAAATTTGAAGTTG GGAAAAAGTTTGGACTCACTGACTTCGTCAAAGCTGCAAATTCTGAGAATAAATCTGCGAGCGAGGTCTTTCTCTAG
- the LOC112173136 gene encoding alcohol dehydrogenase-like 7 isoform X2 produces MFPRILGHEAIGVVESVGEDVNEVSEGDTVIPTFMADCGECGDCKSPKSNLCSKLPFKSSHFMPRYETSRFTDLNGEAIYHFLYVSSFSEYTVVDIAHVTKIDSGIPLTKAAGLLGCGVSTGVGAAWRTANVEPGSTVAIFGLGSIGLAVAEGARLCGATRIIGVDVNEDKFEVGKKFGLTDFVKAANSENKSASEVIIEMTDGGADYCFECVGMASVVQEAYACCRKGWGKTIVLGVDKPGSQVTISSRDILTTGKSLIGVLFGGLKPKSDIPTLLNRYINKELQLDEFVTHEVPFEDINKAFDLLIEGKCLRCVICMNDQ; encoded by the exons ATGTTCCCTAGAATTCTCGGTCACGAAGCTATCGG GGTCGTGGAGAGTGTTGGGGAGGATGTCAATGAGGTAAGCGAAGGAGATACTGTCATCCCAACATTCATGGCAGACTGTGGAGAATGTGGAGATTGCAAATCACCGAAGAGCAATCTATGTTCAAAATTACCCTTCAAGTCCTCACATTTTATGCCAAGATATGAGACAAGCAGGTTCACAGACCTCAACGGCGAGGCTATATaccatttcctatatgtgtctaGTTTTAGTGAGTATACAGTGGTAGACATAGCTCATGTCACAAAGATTGATTCTGGAATACCTCTTACCAAGGCTGCAGGCCTTCTGGGGTGCGGAGTATCAACAG GGGTTGGTGCTGCATGGAGAACGGCAAATGTAGAGCCAGGATCAACTGTGGCTATATTCGGGCTCGGTTCAATTGGATTAGCT GTTGCAGAGGGAGCAAGACTTTGTGGAGCTACAAGAATTATCGGCGTGGATGTGAACGAAGACAAATTTGAAGTTG GGAAAAAGTTTGGACTCACTGACTTCGTCAAAGCTGCAAATTCTGAGAATAAATCTGCGAGCGAG GTGATAATTGAGATGACTGACGGGGGTGCAGATTATTGCTTTGAATGTGTGGGAATGGCATCAGTGGTGCAAGAAGCTTATGCTTGTTGCCggaag GGTTGGGGAAAAACAATCGTGTTAGGAGTGGACAAGCCAGGGTCACAGGTGACCATTTCTTCACGTGATATCCTTACTACTGGCAAATCCCTCATTGGAGTCTTATTTGGAGGACTCAAACCCAAATCGGATATTCCTACTCTCCTCAATCGCTACATCAACAAG GAACTACAACTGGATGAGTTTGTAACACATGAAGTGCCGTTTGAAGACATTAACAAAGCTTTTGATTTACTCATTGAAGGGAAATGTTTGCGATGTGTAATCTGTATGAATGATCAATGA